A DNA window from Mucilaginibacter xinganensis contains the following coding sequences:
- a CDS encoding sugar phosphate isomerase/epimerase family protein, producing the protein MTTRRKFLTQAGLLSAGLMIAPRLLSAKGTKVAGLQLYSLRDQLPKDVKGVIAKVAAAGYKEVETFGYSKQGGFWGLDAKSFSSLLKDHGLTTPSGHFGMDEYFVHGKTTELESYIEAANATGMTYVVVPSINGEVLKSAEQFKEVAAKLNKAAELCKKSGLQLGYHNHNFEWKPIDGTTFYDTILKETDPKLVHMEMDIFWVVRAGQDPVKLFREHPGRFALCHIKDRDKKQTDLNTEIGKGSIDFKGILSHAKLAGLKHFIVEQENYINIDPFVSIAESAAYVKNVLHV; encoded by the coding sequence ATGACAACCAGGAGAAAATTTTTAACACAGGCCGGGCTGCTATCTGCCGGCTTGATGATAGCGCCGCGGTTATTATCAGCAAAAGGAACAAAGGTTGCAGGCTTGCAACTGTACAGCCTGCGCGACCAGCTGCCAAAAGATGTGAAAGGTGTAATAGCCAAAGTAGCCGCCGCAGGGTATAAAGAAGTTGAAACGTTTGGCTATTCAAAGCAAGGCGGCTTTTGGGGCCTGGATGCAAAATCATTCAGCAGCTTGCTGAAAGACCACGGCCTTACCACCCCAAGCGGGCATTTTGGGATGGACGAGTACTTTGTTCATGGCAAAACTACCGAACTTGAAAGTTATATTGAAGCGGCAAACGCTACCGGCATGACCTACGTTGTTGTACCTTCAATTAACGGCGAAGTTTTAAAGAGCGCTGAACAGTTTAAAGAGGTTGCCGCCAAATTAAACAAAGCCGCTGAGCTGTGTAAAAAATCAGGCTTGCAACTGGGTTACCATAACCACAATTTTGAGTGGAAACCAATTGATGGTACTACTTTTTACGACACCATTTTGAAGGAAACTGATCCGAAGCTGGTGCACATGGAAATGGATATATTTTGGGTGGTTCGTGCCGGGCAGGATCCGGTTAAACTATTCAGGGAGCATCCGGGCCGTTTTGCATTGTGCCATATAAAGGACAGGGATAAAAAACAAACTGACTTAAATACCGAAATAGGTAAAGGCAGTATTGATTTTAAGGGCATTTTGAGCCACGCTAAACTTGCCGGTTTAAAACATTTTATTGTTGAACAGGAAAATTATATAAACATTGATCCTTTTGTAAGCATTGCTGAAAGCGCCGCTTATGTAAAGAATGTATTGCATGTTTAA